The Sebastes umbrosus isolate fSebUmb1 chromosome 4, fSebUmb1.pri, whole genome shotgun sequence genome has a window encoding:
- the fancf gene encoding Fanconi anemia group F protein, whose product MEAVLKNLASTAELLAVAGHSGVVDQWDKQTLSRAFDWARYCEHLFSRFHNNPSIRSIMEKQLQLTNQSLRAAFPGYTGVSFTDLSRCQHLLLVGLLNNPELPISIMKTLFDTTSLVDTTQTGHQDVTGFCSHIIQCRSACKVLSPLTDLSAGVGADAEVQGVMLMERLDALLSQASQPSQPEHILDSVLQGCEGAVGHFCLVIAAALLTTKNSQTASQDFLLDWLQREQRVLQHMCSSLPATLIIDLAKQHRKFRDAYCDVLKKWASDMEYSMSEGEWVQTTSTDRRTVSFQRLTEYFVALFEACPSLRGDVEKELNALKVSDGDFDVRGLSVWGDLLSALNK is encoded by the coding sequence ATGGAGGCGGTGCTGAAGAACCTGGCGAGCACTGCGGAGCTGCTGGCCGTGGCCGGTCACAGCGGTGTCGTGGATCAGTGGGATAAACAGACTCTCTCCAGAGCTTTTGACTGGGCCCGCTACTGCGAACACCTCTTCTCCAGGTTTCACAACAACCCCTCGATACGGAGCATCATGGAGAAGCAGCTGCAGCTCACTAATCAAAGTCTGCGAGCTGCTTTCCCTGGATACACAGGCGTCTCCTTCACTGACCTCTCCAGGTGTCAGCACCTGTTGCTGGTTGGGCTCTTGAACAACCCTGAGCTGCCCATCTCCATCATGAAGACACTCTTTGACACCACCAGTCTTGTTGACACCACACAGACAGGGCATCAGGATGTTACAGGCTTCTGCAGTCACATCATTCAATGCAGATCTGCCTGTAAAGTCCTGAGTCCTCTCACAGACCTGTCAGCTGGTGTTGGTGCTGATGCTGAGGTGCAGGGGGTGATGCTGATGGAGAGGCTGGATGCTCTGCTGAGCCAAGCCAGCCAACCTAGCCAACCTGAGCACATTTTAGACTCTGTCCTCCAGGGATGTGAAGGAGCAGTAGGACATTTCTGTCTGGTCATCGCTGCGGCTCTGCTGACGACGAAGAACTCACAAACTGCTTCACAGGATTTTCTCTTGGACTGGCTGCAGAGAGAACAGCGTGTGCTGCAGCACATGTGTTCTTCGCTGCCTGCTACACTTATTATAGACTTGGCCAAACAACACCGGAAATTTAGAGATGCTTACTGTGATGTGCTGAAAAAGTGGGCCTCTGATATGGAGTACAGCATGAGCGAGGGTGAATGGGTTCAAACCACCAGCACAGACCGAAGAACAGTGTCCTTCCAGAGACTGACTGAGTACTTTGTGGCCTTGTTTGAGGCCTGTCCCTCTCTGAGGGGGGACGTAGAAAAAGAGCTTAATGCTTTGAAAGTGTCTGATGGGGACTTTGATGTCAGAGGTCTGAGTGTGTGGGGAGACCTCCTGTCAGCATTAAACAAGTGA